Proteins encoded by one window of Ictidomys tridecemlineatus isolate mIctTri1 chromosome 7, mIctTri1.hap1, whole genome shotgun sequence:
- the LOC101973153 gene encoding dnaJ homolog subfamily B member 3, with the protein MVDYYEVLGVPRQASSEAIKKAYRKLALKWHPDKNPENKEEAEKRFKQVAQAYEVLSDAKKRDVYDRYGEAGVDGGSAGAGTFEDPFQFVFTFRDPAEVFKEFFGGRDPFSFDFFGDPLENIFGGRRSSRGSRGSAPLFSTFSGFPAFGGGFSSFDTGFTSFGSLENGGLSSFSMSCGSGGTGSFKSMSTSTEIVNGKKVTTKRIIENGQERVEVEEDGELKSLIINGREQLLHIDTK; encoded by the coding sequence ATGGTGGACTACTACGAGGTGCTGGGTGTGCCCCGGCAGGCCTCCTCGGAGGCCATCAAGAAGGCGTACCGCAAGCTGGCGCTCAAGTGGCACCCCGACAAGAACCCGGAGAACAAGGAGGAGGCCGAGAAGAGATTCAAGCAGGTGGCCCAGGCCTACGAGGTGTTGTCGGACGCCAAGAAACGCGACGTCTACGACCGCTACGGCGAGGCCGGCGTGGACGGCGGCAGCGCGGGCGCAGGCACCTTCGAGGACCCCTTCCAGTTCGTCTTCACTTTCCGCGACCCGGCTGAGGTCTTCAAGGAGTTCTTCGGCGGCCGGGACCCTTTTTCGTTTGACTTCTTCGGAGACCCCCTTGAGAACATTTTTGGGGGTCGGAGGAGCTCCCGGGGAAGCAGAGGGTCCGCACCCCTTTTCTCTACCTTCAGTGGCTTCCCAGCTTTTGGGggtggtttttcttcttttgatacaGGATTTACTTCCTTTGGTTCCCTTGAAAATGGAggcctttcttccttctccatgTCTTGTGGCAGTGGTGGGACAGGAAGCTTCAAGTCCATGTCAACTTCCACCGAAATAGTTAATGGCAAAAAAGTCACCACCAAAAGAATCATTGAGAATGGCCAGGAAAGAGTGGAAGTGGAAGAAGACGGAGAGTTAAAGTCCCTGATAATAAATGGCAGAGAGCAGTTGCTACACATTGACACCAAGTAA
- the LOC101973439 gene encoding UDP-glucuronosyltransferase 1A1 isoform X2, translated as MAVVSQGPCALLLGLLLCVLNPSISHAEKLLIIPVDGSHWLSMVGVIQQLQKRGHEMVVITPEASIHIKEASFYSLKKYPVPFQREDVETSFAELGFYAFENVPFLQHVAKMYEKAQKDSAVLLSGCSHLLHNKEFMASLVESDFDAVLTDPFLPCGSIVAQYLDLPAVNFLNALPCGLDLKATQCPSPLSYVPRALTSNSDHMTFLQRVKNVLIALLENFLCSMVYSPYAALASQVLQRDLTLQDLLSSASVWLMRKDFVKDYPMPIMPNMVFVGGINCLHTKPISQEFEAYVNASGEHGIVVFSLGSMVSEIPQKKAMEIADALGRIPQTVLWRYTGTPPSNLAKNTKLVKWLPQNDLLGHPKTRAFITHAGSHGIYEGICNGVPMVMMPLFGDQMDNAKRMETRGAGVTLNVLEMTSDDLANALKAVINDKSYKENIMRLSSLHKDRPIEPLDLAVFWVEFVMRHKGAPHLRPAAHDLTWYQYHSLDVIGFLLAIVLGVAFIAFKCCAYGCRKCFGKKGSVKKGHKSKAH; from the exons ATGGCAGTAGTGTCCCAGGGCCCATGCGCACTTCTCTTGGGCTTGCTACTGTGTGTGCTCAACCCTTCTATATCCCATGCGGAGAAACTGTTGATAATCCCAGTAGATGGCAGTCACTGGCTGAGCATGGTCGGGGTCATCCAGCAGCTACAGAAGAGAGGACATGAAATGGTGGTCATAACACCTGAAGCATCAATTCATATAAAAGAAGCATCATTTTACTCCTTGAAGAAGTATCCTGTACCATTCCAAAGGGAGGACGTAGAAACCTCTTTTGCTGAACTTGGGTTTTATGCTTTTGAGAATGTGCCTTTCCTGCAGCACGTGGCCAAAATGTATGAGAAAGCCCAAAAGGACTCTGCCGTTCTTCTGTCTGGCTGCTCCCACCTACTACACAACAAGGAGTTCATGGCCTCCCTGGTGGAGAGCGACTTCGATGCTGTGCTGACAGACCCTTTCCTGCCTTGTGGTTCCATCGTGGCCCAGTACCTAGATCTGCCAGCTGTGAACTTCTTGAATGCACTGCCTTGCGGCCTGGACTTAAAAGCTACCCAGTGCCCCAGCCCACTGTCCTATGTGCCCAGGGCTCTGACTTCAAACTCAGATCACATGACCTTTCTGCAGCGAGTGAAGAACGTGCTCATTGCCTTGTTGGAGAACTTTCTGTGCAGTATGGTTTATTCCCCTTACGCAGCACTCGCTTCACAAGTCCTTCAGAGAGACCTGACTCTTCAGGACCTTCTGAGCTCAGCCTCAGTCTGGCTGATGAGAAAGGACTTTGTGAAGGATTACCCCATGCCCATCATGCCCAATATGGTTTTTGTTGGTGGGATCAACTGCCTTCACACAAAGCCAATCTCCCAG GAATTTGAAGCCTATGTCAACGCCTCTGGAGAACATGGAATTGTGGTTTTCTCTTTGGGTTCAATGGTCTCAGAGATTCCCCAGAAGAAGGCTATGGAAATTGCTGATGCCTTGGGCAGAATACCCCAGACG GTCCTGTGGCGCTACACGGGAACTCCTCCATCCAATCTCGCGAAGAACACGAAGCTCGTCAAGTGGTTACCGCAGAATGACCTGCTTG GTCACCCGAAGACGCGCGCGTTCATCACGCATGCTGGCTCCCACGGCATTTACGAAGGCATATGCAACGGGGTACCGATGGTGATGATGCCCTTGTTCGGTGACCAGATGGACAATGCCAAGCGCATGGAGACGCGGGGAGCTGGCGTGACCTTGAATGTCCTTGAGATGACTTCTGATGATTTGGCAAATGCCCTAAAAGCAGTCATCAATGACAAAAG CTACAAGGAGAACATCATGCGCCTCTCCAGTCTCCACAAGGACCGCCCCATTGAGCCGCTGGACCTGGCTGTGTTCTGGGTGGAGTTCGTGATGAGGCACAAGGGGGCCCCGCACCTGCGCCCCGCCGCGCATGACCTCACCTGGTACCAGTACCACTCTCTGGATGTCATTGGCTTCCTCCTGGCCATCGTGCTGGGAGTGGCATTTATCGCCTTTAAATGTTGTGCCTACGGCTGCCGGAAGTGCTTTGGGAAAAAGGGGAGCGTGAAGAAAGGCCACAAATCCAAGGCACATTGA